From Cetobacterium somerae ATCC BAA-474, one genomic window encodes:
- a CDS encoding cation diffusion facilitator family transporter: protein MVNILKEQLNSESKIAMRVSKVSIFVNILLSVIKLVAGILANSGAMISDAVHSASDVLSTFIVIIGVKIGGQNADEKHQYGHEKLECIVAIFLSVLLGLTGLGIGYEGIGRIEKALNGDLPAPGILALVAAILSIFVKEWMYWYTRNSAKKINSPSLIADAWHHRSDAFSSVGSLVGIGGSIIGFKILDPLAAIVIAIIILKVSYDIGKDAVEKIVDVSCDEEIVEEIKRLTLEEVGVKGVDSLKTRIFGAKFYIDLEIAVDGNISLNEAHIIAEKVHNKIEESFSEAKHCMVHINPQY from the coding sequence ATGGTTAATATTTTAAAGGAACAATTAAATAGTGAAAGTAAAATTGCAATGAGAGTTTCAAAAGTCAGTATTTTTGTAAATATATTACTTTCTGTAATTAAACTAGTAGCTGGAATACTTGCAAATTCAGGAGCTATGATATCAGATGCAGTTCACTCTGCCAGTGATGTACTTAGTACATTTATTGTTATAATAGGTGTGAAAATAGGGGGACAGAATGCTGATGAAAAACATCAATATGGACATGAAAAATTAGAGTGTATAGTTGCTATATTTTTATCTGTATTATTGGGATTAACAGGATTGGGAATTGGTTATGAAGGGATTGGAAGAATAGAAAAAGCTCTTAATGGAGATTTACCTGCTCCTGGAATTTTAGCACTTGTAGCAGCGATATTATCAATTTTTGTTAAAGAGTGGATGTATTGGTATACTCGAAATTCAGCTAAAAAAATAAACTCACCATCTCTTATAGCTGATGCTTGGCATCATAGATCAGATGCTTTTTCTTCAGTTGGAAGTTTGGTTGGTATCGGTGGATCTATCATTGGATTTAAAATACTTGACCCTTTGGCAGCTATAGTTATTGCTATTATAATATTAAAAGTTTCATATGATATTGGAAAAGATGCAGTTGAAAAAATAGTGGATGTTTCGTGTGACGAAGAGATTGTAGAGGAGATAAAAAGATTGACTTTAGAAGAAGTTGGTGTAAAGGGAGTTGATTCTTTAAAAACTAGAATTTTTGGAGCTAAATTTTATATAGATTTAGAAATTGCTGTAGATGGGAATATCTCATTAAATGAAGCACATATAATAGCTGAAAAAGTTCATAATAAAATTGAAGAATCTTTTTCTGAAGCTAAACACTGCATGGTTCATATAAATCCTCAATATTAA
- the rbr gene encoding rubrerythrin — protein sequence MNNIKGTKTEKNLLEAFAGESMARNKYSYYASKAKKDGYVQVAKLFEETAHNEQEHAKIWFKLLHGGTVASTIENLKDAAEGENYEWTDMYATFAREAREEGLEDIAILFEEVGKIEKQHEARYKQLLENIESGNVFKRESVKEWECMNCGHIHTGESAPELCPVCKHPKAYFMLQPKNF from the coding sequence ATGAACAATATTAAAGGAACAAAAACAGAAAAAAATTTATTAGAAGCTTTTGCAGGAGAGTCTATGGCAAGAAACAAATATTCTTACTATGCAAGTAAAGCTAAAAAAGATGGGTATGTTCAAGTAGCTAAATTATTTGAAGAGACAGCTCATAATGAGCAGGAACATGCTAAAATTTGGTTTAAACTTCTTCATGGAGGAACAGTAGCTTCTACTATTGAGAATTTAAAAGATGCAGCTGAAGGTGAAAATTATGAGTGGACAGATATGTATGCAACTTTTGCCAGAGAAGCTAGAGAAGAGGGATTAGAAGATATTGCTATTCTTTTTGAAGAGGTTGGAAAAATAGAAAAACAACATGAAGCTAGATACAAACAGCTTTTAGAAAATATAGAATCAGGAAATGTATTTAAAAGAGAATCAGTAAAAGAGTGGGAATGTATGAACTGTGGGCACATACATACAGGAGAGTCAGCTCCAGAGTTATGTCCAGTTTGTAAGCATCCAAAAGCTTACTTTATGTTACAACCTAAAAATTTCTAA
- the rlmF gene encoding 23S rRNA (adenine(1618)-N(6))-methyltransferase RlmF: protein MKKEIKKGELHPNNPHKGRYDFKILIEKLPELKSFIIKNPIGEDTIDFSDNQAVICLNKALIKTYYNIENWDIPAGFLCPPIPGRADYIHYIAGLLTKKKNVNVLDIGTGANCIYPIIGSQTFGWNYTASDIDPKSIENAQKIIDSNENLKNKVKLKLQKDRNHIFVGVIEKNDSFDLTMCNPPFHSSLEDALKANQRKVDNLNKGNKNIQKGLNFGGQKAELWCPGGERLFLKKMAKESALFASQVYYFTSLISNKENVKPTIKVLEKLGAKCQVLEMSQGQKISRVLAWTFNQK from the coding sequence TTGAAAAAAGAAATAAAAAAAGGGGAGCTGCATCCAAATAATCCTCATAAAGGAAGATATGATTTTAAGATTTTAATTGAAAAGTTGCCTGAATTAAAATCATTTATTATAAAAAATCCAATAGGTGAAGATACAATAGATTTTAGTGATAATCAAGCTGTTATCTGTTTAAATAAAGCGTTAATAAAAACATATTATAATATTGAGAATTGGGATATTCCAGCAGGTTTTTTATGTCCACCTATACCAGGAAGGGCAGATTATATCCATTACATAGCAGGCTTATTAACTAAAAAGAAAAATGTAAATGTATTAGATATAGGAACTGGAGCAAATTGTATCTATCCAATTATAGGTAGTCAAACTTTTGGTTGGAACTACACAGCTTCAGATATAGATCCTAAGTCAATTGAGAACGCTCAAAAAATAATAGATTCAAATGAAAATTTAAAAAATAAAGTAAAACTTAAACTTCAAAAAGATAGAAACCATATATTTGTTGGAGTTATTGAAAAAAATGATAGTTTTGATTTAACTATGTGTAACCCACCTTTTCATTCATCTTTAGAGGACGCTTTAAAAGCTAATCAGAGAAAAGTTGATAATTTAAACAAGGGAAATAAAAATATTCAAAAAGGATTGAACTTTGGTGGACAAAAAGCTGAGCTATGGTGTCCAGGTGGAGAGCGTTTGTTCCTAAAAAAAATGGCAAAAGAGAGTGCTCTTTTTGCTTCGCAAGTATATTATTTTACATCTTTAATTTCAAATAAAGAAAATGTAAAACCAACAATAAAAGTTCTTGAAAAATTAGGAGCTAAGTGTCAAGTTTTAGAGATGAGCCAAGGACAAAAAATCAGTAGAGTTTTAGCTTGGACTTTTAACCAAAAATAA
- the rbr gene encoding rubrerythrin: MEEKKVEGNANRYAGTKTEKNLLDALAGESLARNKYTFYSEVAKTEGYEQIHHLFIKTADNEREHSKLWFKELGMLGDTSENLLHAAEGENYEWTDMYSKFAEEAEAEGFYDLAKKFRAVAKIEKAHEERYRKLLNNVQMKAVFEKADETMWECINCGHLVMGKKAPESCEVCSYSQSFFEVRAENY, from the coding sequence ATAGAGGAGAAAAAAGTTGAAGGAAATGCTAATAGATATGCAGGAACTAAAACTGAGAAAAATTTATTAGATGCTTTAGCTGGTGAGTCTTTAGCTAGAAATAAATATACATTCTATTCAGAGGTGGCAAAAACAGAAGGGTATGAACAAATTCATCACCTATTTATAAAAACTGCAGATAACGAGAGAGAGCACTCTAAGTTATGGTTTAAAGAGTTAGGAATGCTTGGAGATACAAGTGAAAATTTACTTCATGCAGCTGAAGGTGAAAATTATGAGTGGACAGATATGTATAGTAAATTTGCTGAAGAAGCTGAAGCTGAAGGATTCTATGATCTTGCTAAAAAATTTAGAGCTGTAGCTAAAATAGAAAAAGCTCATGAAGAAAGATATCGTAAGCTTTTAAATAATGTACAGATGAAAGCAGTTTTTGAAAAAGCAGATGAAACTATGTGGGAATGTATAAACTGTGGTCATTTAGTTATGGGTAAAAAAGCTCCAGAAAGTTGTGAAGTATGTTCTTACTCGCAAAGTTTCTTTGAAGTAAGAGCAGAAAATTACTAA
- the ahpC gene encoding alkyl hydroperoxide reductase subunit C, which translates to MSLIGKNIGEFKAQAYHNNNFVEVTNESIKGKWSVFFFYPADFTFVCPTELGDLADNYAKFKEINCEIYSVSTDTHFVHKAWHDTSDTIKKIQYPMVADPTRKISEMFGVLIPEEGLALRGSFVINPEGKIVAYEIHDLGIGRDAAELLRKVQAAQFVAEHGGEVCPAKWKPGSETLKPSLDLVGKI; encoded by the coding sequence ATGTCATTAATTGGAAAAAATATCGGAGAATTTAAAGCACAAGCTTACCACAACAACAACTTTGTTGAAGTTACAAACGAGTCTATAAAAGGGAAATGGTCAGTTTTCTTCTTTTATCCAGCAGATTTTACTTTTGTTTGTCCTACAGAGTTAGGAGATTTAGCTGATAACTATGCTAAGTTTAAAGAGATTAATTGTGAAATTTATTCAGTTTCAACAGATACTCACTTTGTTCATAAGGCATGGCATGATACTTCTGATACTATAAAGAAAATACAGTATCCTATGGTAGCAGACCCTACAAGAAAAATATCAGAGATGTTTGGTGTTTTAATTCCTGAAGAGGGATTAGCATTAAGAGGAAGTTTTGTTATAAATCCTGAGGGAAAAATCGTAGCATATGAAATTCATGATTTAGGAATTGGAAGAGATGCTGCAGAGCTTTTAAGAAAAGTTCAAGCTGCTCAATTTGTAGCTGAGCACGGTGGAGAGGTTTGTCCTGCAAAATGGAAACCAGGTTCAGAAACTTTAAAACCATCTTTAGATCTAGTTGGAAAAATTTAA